A single Lactuca sativa cultivar Salinas chromosome 8, Lsat_Salinas_v11, whole genome shotgun sequence DNA region contains:
- the LOC111911125 gene encoding 60S ribosomal protein L27-3, whose protein sequence is MVKFLKPNKAVVVLNGRFAGRKAVIVRQFDDGTRDRPYGHCLVAGIAKYPKKVIRKDSAKKTAKKSRVKAFIKLVNYNHIMPTRYTLDVDLKDIVTVDALQSRDKKVTACKETKARLEERFKTGKNRWFFSKLRF, encoded by the coding sequence ATGGTGAAGTTTTTGAAGCCCAATAAGGCCGTCGTTGTCCTCAATGGACGCTTTGCCGGCAGGAAGGCGGTCATCGTTAGGCAATTTGACGACGGCACTCGTGACCGACCTTACGGCCACTGCCTCGTCGCCGGAATCGCAAAGTACCCAAAGAAGGTGATTCGCAAGGATTCAGCAAAGAAGACAGCGAAGAAGTCTCGTGTGAAGGcattcatcaagctcgttaacTACAACCACATCATGCCGACGAGGTACACCCTCGACGTAGATCTGAAGGACATTGTAACGGTTGATGCGCTTCAGTCACGTGACAAGAAGGTTACTGCTTGCAAGGAGACCAAAGCACGGCTTGAGGAGCGATTCAAGACTGGAAAAAACCGTTGGTTTTTCTCGAAGCTCCGCTTCTAA
- the LOC111911153 gene encoding uncharacterized protein LOC111911153: MRTNPGSTVKIYVNVMLDSTTYFSKMYVCFKGVKDGWIVACRRVIGVDGCFLKGICRAQLLVAMSRDANNNIFLIAWVVVEVENKETWKWFLDLLLDDIEMGIGHGLTLISDQHKGLIETVKERVPTAEHRQCARHIYANFKKRFKGEQYRKLFWAAVASTTQPKFEAEMNSIKKIDPLAYEHLMERDPKSWCRAFFGVDRVCDAYENGILESLNSIIDLVRKRPLITMLEEIRIYAMEMMYKMLIEGQSWGNLKICPSIRLKISKLKKQKRIGNDGYAVDLNNNTCGCRSWQVSGIPCVHAVAAISYLNRNAEDYVAPWFHTTMFLTCYNHTINPLNGSSMWPEVTYMKPLPPKKRSLPGRPTIKRKKDQFERESQGKIRHTISKAGAVMRCTICIETGHNRSTFPTRPKDAASNSLPKKKKANKCKTDKGTVEPVQVDPIQVEAPAQPDDDVQVDLIQVEAPALHVDVHVDDLVNDVPAQHVDVHVDDLVNGASAQPDNWEEDMKILRKNYQDWVEEKCFEEIRKH, from the exons ATGAGGACAAATCCTGGTTCAACAGTAAAGATATATGTGAATGTCATGCTTGATTCCACTACTTacttttctaaaatgtatgtttgtTTTAAGGGTGTGAAGGATGGTTGGATTGTAGCATGTAGGAGGGTAATAGGGGTAGATGGTTGTTTTTTAAAGGGTATATGTAGAGCCCAACTGTTAGTAGCTATGAGTAGGGATGCAAACAACAACATCTTCCTTATTGCATgggttgtggtggaagttgaAAATAAGGAAACATGGAAGTGGTTTCTTGACCTCCTTCTGGATGACATTGAAATGGGAATTGGTCATGGATTGACCCTCATATCAGACCAACACAAG GGATTAATAGAGACTGTCAAAGAAAGGGTTCCAACAGCAGAGCATAGACAATGTGCTAGGCACATCTATGCTAACTTCAAGAAAAGATTCAAAGGTGAACAATATAGGAAGTTGTTTTGGGCAGCAGTTGCTAGTACTACTCAACCTAAATTTGAGGCAGAAATGAATTCCATAAAAAAAATTGACCCTTTGGCTTATGAACACCTCATGGAAAGGGACCCTAAAAGTTGGTGCAGAGCATTCTTTGGAGTGGATAGGGTTTGTGATGCTTATGAGAATGGCATATTAGAAAGTTTAAACTCTATTATTGATTTGGTTAGGAAGAGGCCACTTATCACCATGTTGGAAGAGATAAGGATTTATGCAATGGAGATGATGTATAAAATGTTGATAGAGGGACAAAGTTGGGGGAATTTAAAAATATGTCCATCTATAAGGTTGAAGATATCAAAGCTAAAGAAACAGAAAAG GATTGGAAATGATGGATATGCTGTGGACCTTAACAACAACACATGTGGATGTAGATCTTGGCAGGTATCAGGTATCCCATGTGTGCATGCAGTGGCAGCCATTTCATACCTCAACAGAAATGCAGAGGATTATGTTGCACCATGGTTCCATACAACCATGTTCTTGACTTGCTACAACCATACCATTAATCCACTTAATGGTAGTTCCATGTGGCCTGAAGTTACATACATGAAGCCATTGCCTCCCAAAAAAAGAAGTTTACCAGGAAGGCCAACCATTAAAAGGAAAAAGGATCAATTCGAGAGGGAAAGCCAGGGGAAAATAAGGCATACTATCTCAAAAGCAGGTGCAGTTATGAGATGCACCATTTGTATAGAAACAGGCCACAATAGATCAACATTTCCTACAAGACCAAAAGATGCAGCATCCAATTCACTGCCAAAAAAGAAGAAAGCTAATAAATGTAAAACAGATAAAG GTACTGTGGAACCAGTTCAAGTAGATCCAATTCAAGTGGAAGCTCCTGCACAACCAGATGATGATGTTCAAGTAGATCTAATTCAAGTGGAAGCTCCCGCTCTACATGTTGATGTTCATGTAGATGATCTTGTTAATGATGTCCCTGCTCAACATGTTGATGTTCATGTAGATGATCTTGTTAATGGTGCCTCTGCTCAACCTGATAACTGGGAAGAGGACATGAAAATACTCAGAAAGAATTACCAAGATTGGGTTGAGGAGAAATGTTTTGAAGAAATAAGGAAGCATTGA